CCAACTTGCTTAATGCTTAATTAGATAAATTATCTCATTTTGTATTGATCTATATACCCAGGTTGTCCTGTTTCCAACATGAGACACACTGCCAACTGATCGATCATGCCTTAAAATGCCTAGAAAAGTATTTATTACAAAGCAGATAATCGGACTGCTTTTCTCCAAGCCAATGATTGCCTATatatcagagagagagagaggagaataGGCCGGGGAAGGGGAAAGAATTTTGAATATCAAGTTTAATTATTCCTAACAGGATGGCTCTCATCAAGTGAAGATGATCCACTCAAAGACCATACcgaaaataatactaaaaaggAGATCATGCTTCAAACCCAAAAATGTAGcaccatttttttcaatcattattttttggtacaGCAATTTTCAATGACTTGAAGCGGCAAAGGAAATGCCCGTGGATTTAGATTCCTTATGTTATCATTTAGCCCCGaaggtgaagaagaaaaactgAAAGTTGCGTATAGGATAAAAGGTTAAATTATCATTCCCTCAATCAATTCCTTTGACTGTctctattttaagttttaatccttatacaagaaaatataagttttgGTTCTTACACAATACACGTTTGGTTTCTGTCACTATCACCAAAGAAGGcagttacaaaaaattatacctGTAAAAAAAACGCaagaattgaaattgaaatttttttcgtGAGAATTAAAACTTATTGACACTTGGTTGCCAATGGTTAGAGACTTAAATTAGAGACCACTTGGTAgtacacacacccacacacatgtatatatatatatatatatatattagaaattttaatattatacagtagcaacattatttattttataatataattagtcTATTAATTTAGTTGGTTAAAgttttatgttaataatttgaAAGTCACAAATTTAACTCTTGTTTGGACccttaattttacattaattcataaaacatattttttttttaaaaaaaacacttacagATTAATCCAAAATTATACCAATCACGTACGTAATCCGTAAATTAAGgacatttttagaattttttcttTGGGTGCATAAACAATATGCTTGGTGCAGCTAGCATGGGCCCAGGCCAGGCCCTTTAAAATTCGATTATTGCATTGCAAACGAACACGTCACGCCCCGtaaaaccacacacacacaaaaaaagcaTTAGTAGCatttagtaattaatatttGGATGAGATGAGTTGAAAATGAATGGAGAAAAAAAGACGAAGCGGTGAAGAAGCTGAGCGAATTGCAATATGAAATTGAAAGCGGTTCCATGGTGGCATAATTGGTTAGTGGTAAAAGCAGGATCAAGTCACAGCAGCCTCATGGTACGCAAGAAGCAGACTCAGGATTCTGAATCCACTCCTCCAAGAATCACATCCAACGTCAAACAAAACCTCCGCTTCCTAAAGCTATGGAaggtaatactaataatttacgcACCTCATTATCATACTTACTCATCCTTATGCTATTTCAAATCAAACAGAGCTTCCAGAATAGAAATTCTAGCACTCCTAGGCCTTCTACCAGTTACCGCAAGAAGAAGGTcgagaaggaagatgatgttgtTGACACAGACCTCTATCGTGATCCCACCACCTCCCTCTACTAGTAAGTTCATCTGCACTCTTTCTTTCGCTAAATCTAATTACTCATATACATGTCTACTCCTACAGCACAAACCAGCAGGGTATATTAGACAATGCCGTCCCTGTACTTCTTGTGGATGGCTATAATGTGTGTGGCTATTGGATGAAGCTCAAGAAACATTTCGTCAAAGGAAGACTTGATATTGCTCGCCAAAAGCTGATTGATGAGCTTCTAACCTTTAGCATGCTTagaggtctctctctctctctctctctctctctcttccattgCAGTgcaactcttttttttacatcttttcttttcttttttcatttatacaGAGGTCAAAATCGTTGTTGTCTTTGATGCAATGATGTCTGGACTCCCCACTCACAAGGAAGATTTCGCTGGGTACTCTTTTCTTCATATCATACAATCTACTTGTCAAGTACCATTTCTGTTTACCTTAACATTCTTTTCTATGACTTTCGCCATTTTGCAGTCTTGATATCATTTTCTCAGGTGAAACATGTGCTGACACATGGATTGAAAAAGAGGTTAGATATTTCTACACTATCCTTGCTGCAATTTTACTACCATCAATTATCATGGATTTTTGGagagttttcttcttttgtaaCATGATTTaggaaaatcaattttattatctGTTCGACATACTGATACTACGGGTGTGTTAGagtaaacaatttaattaaataccaTGGATCAGTTTAGATAAAGTTCTTAATATGCCCTTGTAGCATGTAAGAGAAAACATAATATATCTCAGCTTTTCGGAGAAGTCGGATGAGAGAGCTTTTATAGAAGTCCAAGTgcctaagttgattttaacttacgAGAGAAGTGaagttcaattcattttattttcttctactataagtaattattcaaaattttatccaAACTGGCTAAATGAGAATTTATTCAAAAGCTTAGTGCTTGACTGTGAAGCTTACCGAAAtaagctaaaaataatttattttaataattttttcattaagcTTATTGAAATAAAGCTAGAAAGATCTTATAAGAAAGTCACAAACCACTTCTATAAACCCATGTAAGCACTATGCCCTCCAGATCTGTGATTATTGCAGTGGGATTTTGTTTTccaaaatgatattattttctgCACGCATGGGCGTTGAATTGCATTGATGTCAGGCATGTAACTTTAAAGGGTTTTAACAAGAGAACCAAGGTCATCTCCATTTACAGTACTCCAATTTTGCAGCAGTATAAGTGAATCTTTTTGCATTGGAATTGACACTAGCAACAGAGAACTTCTTCATCTTTATGAACACTGTACATCTTTCATTTCCTCTTATTCTTTGAATGGAAATTAACAGTAGTATTCTTTGCTCATTTTAGGTTGCAGCTTTAAAGGAGGATGGTTGCCCCAAAGTCTGGGTAGTCACTTCTGATCACTGCCATCAGCAAGCAGCACATGGAGCTGTATGCTTCCTTCCTATAAATTGAAAACTTGAGTGAAATGGATGCAACTTGATTGTCAATTGTCTTCACAATTCTTTTCCAGCTATGAGTATTTCACTCTCCTTATCAAAATATGCAAACTATATAATTTCTGCATAAATTAAAGTAATTCTCTGATCTTATCATGATTACCTTTTCATGATTCTTTAAATGCTGATTAATACCATCACTTGATTATCAAGTAACATTGTCTGCATTGTGCAATGTTTATTGGTGCAAAAGTTTTATACTGCTGCTGACTTTCAGGGAGCCTTTATTTGGAGTTGCAAGGCATTGGTTACTGAGgtaaaactttaatttgagGCAGAATGGTTCTGTATGTTATCCTCTCATAAAATTTCTTTCTTAAATTCTCTGGTTTACTTTGTAGATTTAAAATCCCAGGTTTTCTGATGGAATATTAGATTTTAATAGTTTACATCATTTAAAAGTACTTAGACATGCAATTAAATCCTAATTTTTATTTGCTATGACATGCCtgatgatttttatgttcttcaaTGTTTTACATGGTCCCTTTTATTAATTGTTTCGCTAGTAGATCAAGGCATCACAAAAGGAGGTTGAAAGGATGCTTCAAGAGCAAAGGTGTGCTCTGACTGCAATAATttgagaaatatttatttttctgtctGAAATATGGTCTGGTTAtgtcttttatgttttgttttgttttttcacaGTATGGTTTATGGGTTAGTGTGTGGATAACTGTAACTTGAGATGTGATATTAATGCACTGCTAATATCTAAACCAGTATAATTCATTATCTTTTGTTAAAGACACAAATCTCCTTAATGAACATTATTTTGCAGGATCTTGTAAGGATAAGGTCATGCAATCACAGGAACCACCAGCATCCTAAACCCCTACCCTCATCCCTCCATTAAAACAAAACttacaataaataaagaaaaatgacaaGAGACCTTTAAAGTTTGGATATTTTGCTTTGTTAAAATACAGCGCATgacatttttaatattgaatTGAATCAATTTGTCTATTGTGCAGCTTATGTTGGTGTTATGAGAAAATGCCATGCTATCCCAGTGACAGATCTTGCTGATTGGTTTGCTTATTCATGTTATTATGTACAGATCCACTTCTTTTCAAGGTAGATTATTGAAGCACAATCTTGATGCAGAAGTAGTGGATGCTCTGAAGGACCTGAGGCAAAAACTATCTGAAAATGAGTTGAAGTAAAATATCAGGTTAAATTTATAGTCTGATAGTTTAGTTTGACAGGTGAATTATCTACTAGGTTT
This region of Glycine max cultivar Williams 82 chromosome 7, Glycine_max_v4.0, whole genome shotgun sequence genomic DNA includes:
- the LOC100804585 gene encoding uncharacterized protein YacP isoform X1 → MKLKAVPWWHNWLVVKAGSSHSSLMVRKKQTQDSESTPPRITSNVKQNLRFLKLWKSFQNRNSSTPRPSTSYRKKKVEKEDDVVDTDLYRDPTTSLYYTNQQGILDNAVPVLLVDGYNVCGYWMKLKKHFVKGRLDIARQKLIDELLTFSMLREVKIVVVFDAMMSGLPTHKEDFAGLDIIFSGETCADTWIEKEVAALKEDGCPKVWVVTSDHCHQQAAHGAGAFIWSCKALVTEIKASQKEVERMLQEQRSTSFQGRLLKHNLDAEVVDALKDLRQKLSENELK
- the LOC100804585 gene encoding uncharacterized protein YacP isoform X2 — encoded protein: MKLKAVPWWHNWLVVKAGSSHSSLMVRKKQTQDSESTPPRITSNVKQNLRFLKLWKSFQNRNSSTPRPSTSYRKKKVEKEDDVVDTDLYRDPTTSLYYTNQQGILDNAVPVLLVDGYNVCGYWMKLKKHFVKGRLDIARQKLIDELLTFSMLREVKIVVVFDAMMSGLPTHKEDFAGLDIIFSGETCADTWIEKEVAALKEDGCPKVWVVTSDHCHQQAAHGAGAFIWSCKALVTE